One genomic segment of Aquipluma nitroreducens includes these proteins:
- a CDS encoding abortive infection family protein codes for MRQTKEILTQLENRYINIDYYYTIIEKIEENVNLNPDIAIESCKALLEGLSKFIWKQIDNSYDSVVADKMDFHPLVRQAVTKLGDFNEDIEVDFVNKVNKLIVSIGEVRNKRGDISHGKLSPKEYMSDAQFSNLIVNITDNMLYYILHCFSKVVLAKELEYEDNPDFNEKLDNENAFGYLSYSKALFVQDIEAYKQELLNHLDLIESSIENE; via the coding sequence ATGAGGCAGACTAAAGAAATATTAACCCAATTAGAAAACCGGTATATCAATATTGATTACTACTATACCATTATTGAGAAAATTGAGGAAAACGTTAATTTAAATCCTGATATTGCCATTGAAAGTTGCAAAGCTTTGTTGGAAGGTTTATCAAAGTTTATCTGGAAACAAATCGACAACAGCTACGATTCAGTAGTAGCTGACAAAATGGATTTTCACCCTTTGGTCAGGCAAGCTGTAACCAAACTAGGTGACTTTAACGAAGATATTGAAGTCGATTTTGTAAATAAGGTAAACAAGTTAATAGTTTCGATTGGTGAAGTACGGAACAAAAGGGGTGACATTTCACATGGAAAACTTTCGCCGAAGGAATATATGAGCGATGCACAGTTTTCGAATCTCATAGTGAATATTACCGACAACATGCTTTATTATATTTTACATTGTTTTTCAAAAGTAGTACTTGCGAAAGAATTGGAATATGAAGACAATCCAGATTTCAACGAAAAATTAGACAATGAAAATGCTTTTGGTTATTTAAGTTACAGCAAAGCTTTGTTCGTCCAGGATATTGAAGCCTATAAACAAGAATTATTGAATCATTTAGATTTGATAGAATCTAGTATTGAAAATGAGTAA